A genomic window from Rhizobium sp. EC-SD404 includes:
- a CDS encoding DUF72 domain-containing protein, giving the protein MADAGTIRCGIGGWTFAPWEGTFYPDKLPKKQQLHFASRELRTIEINGTYYRGQTPETFAKWAADTPEGFVFSVKGNRFVTNKKVLAEAGDSMRKFFDTGVVELGDRLGPIVWQFAPTKKFEPDEFEAFLQLLPKKDGSVKFRHVLEVRHASFIDAAFVALARKHAVAICYAHHHDYPEIADVTADFVYARLQRGSDDVETAYPADELDAWAKRARLWTQGKRPDDLPLADPDFVPDHQPRDVFVYIIHEGKLRAPQGAIALAERTS; this is encoded by the coding sequence ATGGCAGACGCTGGAACCATTCGATGCGGCATCGGCGGATGGACCTTTGCGCCTTGGGAAGGCACTTTCTATCCGGACAAGTTGCCCAAGAAACAGCAGTTGCATTTCGCCTCACGGGAATTGCGGACTATCGAAATCAACGGCACCTACTATCGAGGGCAGACGCCCGAGACATTCGCCAAATGGGCAGCCGACACGCCGGAAGGTTTTGTTTTCTCGGTGAAGGGCAACCGCTTCGTCACCAACAAGAAGGTTCTCGCCGAGGCGGGCGACTCGATGCGGAAGTTCTTCGACACGGGCGTGGTCGAATTGGGTGACCGGCTGGGGCCAATCGTGTGGCAGTTCGCTCCCACCAAGAAGTTCGAGCCCGATGAATTCGAGGCCTTTCTTCAGTTGCTACCGAAAAAGGATGGCAGCGTGAAATTTCGGCATGTGCTGGAGGTGCGCCACGCGAGCTTCATCGATGCCGCCTTCGTCGCTCTGGCACGCAAGCACGCGGTCGCCATCTGCTACGCGCACCATCACGACTATCCCGAAATCGCCGATGTAACGGCGGACTTCGTTTATGCCCGACTGCAGCGCGGCAGCGACGATGTCGAGACCGCCTATCCTGCCGATGAGCTGGATGCATGGGCGAAGCGAGCCCGGCTCTGGACGCAGGGAAAGCGGCCTGACGACCTGCCACTGGCCGACCCGGATTTCGTGCCCGATCACCAGCCTCGCGACGTCTTTGTCTACATCATTCACGAAGGCAAGCTGCGCGCGCCTCAAGGTGCGATTGCACTGGCCGAGAGGACCAGCTGA
- a CDS encoding glutathione S-transferase family protein, which translates to MILIGQYDSPFVRRVGIALTLYDLPFEHWPWSTFGDADRLQAYSPLLRVPVLVADDGDILLDSHGIIDHVDGLVTSGSTMLPTDEPARRRAMKSVSLATGISDKAVSLFYENVLHDHPSTQWIERCKRQIGAALATLELEGSRRATAFWSGERIGHADIAIGAMLDHLIAAHPKLFDLEQYPALREHADLLRAMPVFQSIYQPFIPPA; encoded by the coding sequence ATGATCCTGATCGGTCAGTATGATTCTCCTTTCGTGCGCCGCGTCGGCATCGCGTTGACGCTCTACGATCTGCCTTTCGAGCACTGGCCGTGGTCGACCTTCGGCGATGCGGACCGGCTTCAGGCCTATAGCCCCCTGCTTCGCGTTCCGGTGCTCGTCGCCGACGATGGCGACATCCTGCTCGACAGTCACGGCATCATCGACCATGTGGATGGCCTCGTGACTTCCGGCTCAACAATGTTGCCGACGGATGAGCCAGCGCGCCGCCGCGCCATGAAGTCGGTATCGCTGGCTACCGGCATTTCGGACAAGGCCGTCAGCCTCTTTTACGAAAACGTCTTGCACGATCACCCATCCACCCAATGGATCGAGCGCTGCAAACGGCAGATCGGGGCTGCGCTTGCTACCCTCGAACTGGAAGGTTCCCGCCGGGCCACGGCGTTCTGGAGCGGCGAGCGCATCGGTCATGCGGATATCGCCATCGGTGCGATGCTCGACCACCTGATCGCCGCTCATCCGAAGCTTTTCGATCTGGAGCAATACCCCGCATTGCGCGAGCACGCCGATCTGCTGCGGGCCATGCCCGTGTTTCAGTCGATCTACCAACCCTTCATCCCACCGGCTTAG
- the uvrA gene encoding excinuclease ABC subunit UvrA yields the protein MSELKTISIRGAREHNLKGIDLDLPRNSLIVMTGLSGSGKSSLAFDTIYAEGQRRYVESLSAYARQFLEMMQKPDVDQIDGLSPAISIEQKTTSKNPRSTVGTVTEIYDYMRLLFARVGVPYSPATGLPIESQTVSQMVDRVMALEEGTRLYILAPIVRGRKGEYRKELAELLKKGFQRVKIDGEFYEIAEAPTLDKKYKHDIDIVVDRIVVRDDIGARLADSMETCLRLADGLAVAEFADKPLPAEETAEGGGANKSKNETHERILFSEKFACPVSGFTISEIEPRLFSFNNPSGACPTCDGLGTQQKIDPALIVPETARTLRDGAIAPWAKSSSPYYRQTLEALGKHFSFKISDKWIDLSADAQNAILNGTNDKVVFNYDDGLRSYKTAKTFEGIVPNLERRWKETDSAWAREEIERYMSAAPCPACNGYRLKPEALAVKIDSRHIGEVSQMSIRQAGAWFQDLPSAMNDKQNEIAVRILKEIRDRLNFLNDVGLDYLTLSRNSGSLSGGESQRIRLASQIGSGLTGVLYVLDEPSIGLHQRDNARLLDTLKHLRDIGNTVIVVEHDEDAILSADHVVDIGPAAGIHGGEVIAEGTPAEVMANPKSLTGKYLSGALSVAVPAQRRKPVKRKELKVVGARGNNLKNVTAAIPLGLFTAVTGVSGGGKSTFLIETLYKAASRRIMGARENPADHDRIDGLEFIDKVIDIDQSPIGRTPRSNPATYTGAFTPIRDWFAGLPESKARGYQPGRFSFNVKGGRCEACQGDGVIKIEMHFLPDVYVTCDVCHGKRYNRETLDVTFKGKSIADVLDTTVEEGVEFFAAVPAVRDKLITLNRVGLGYVKIGQQATTLSGGEAQRVKLAKELAKRSTGRTLYILDEPTTGLHFHDVAKLLEVLHELVDQGNSVVVIEHNLEVIKTADWLIDVGPEGGDGGGEIVAIGTPEDVVKEKRSHTGRFLKELLERRPQTKSQAAE from the coding sequence ATGAGCGAACTCAAGACCATTTCCATTCGCGGTGCGCGCGAGCACAATCTCAAGGGGATTGATCTCGATCTACCGCGCAACAGTCTGATCGTCATGACCGGTCTTTCGGGATCGGGTAAGTCGTCGCTCGCCTTCGACACTATCTACGCCGAGGGCCAACGGCGATATGTCGAGAGCCTTTCGGCCTATGCGCGCCAGTTCCTGGAAATGATGCAGAAGCCGGACGTCGACCAGATCGACGGCTTGAGCCCGGCCATCTCGATCGAGCAGAAAACGACGTCGAAGAACCCGCGTTCGACAGTCGGAACCGTCACCGAAATCTACGACTACATGCGGCTTCTGTTTGCCCGCGTCGGCGTTCCCTATTCGCCCGCCACGGGCCTTCCGATCGAAAGCCAGACGGTCAGCCAGATGGTCGACCGCGTGATGGCACTCGAAGAAGGCACGCGGCTTTATATTCTCGCTCCGATCGTGCGCGGACGGAAGGGCGAATATCGCAAAGAACTCGCCGAGTTGCTGAAGAAGGGCTTCCAGCGCGTCAAGATCGACGGCGAATTCTACGAGATCGCCGAGGCGCCGACGCTCGACAAGAAATACAAGCACGACATCGATATCGTCGTCGATCGGATCGTCGTGCGCGACGATATCGGCGCACGGCTTGCCGACAGCATGGAGACCTGTCTGCGGCTGGCTGACGGTCTGGCGGTCGCGGAATTCGCGGACAAACCTCTGCCGGCGGAAGAGACGGCCGAGGGCGGCGGCGCGAACAAATCGAAGAACGAGACCCATGAACGTATCCTGTTCTCGGAAAAATTCGCCTGCCCGGTCTCCGGCTTCACCATTTCCGAGATCGAGCCTCGTCTCTTTTCCTTCAACAACCCATCGGGTGCCTGCCCAACCTGCGACGGCCTGGGCACCCAGCAGAAGATCGATCCGGCGCTGATCGTCCCGGAGACGGCGCGCACGCTGCGCGATGGTGCCATTGCACCGTGGGCGAAATCCTCGTCGCCCTACTACCGCCAGACGCTCGAAGCGCTCGGCAAGCATTTCAGCTTCAAGATTTCCGATAAATGGATCGATCTGTCGGCGGATGCGCAGAACGCAATTCTGAACGGCACGAACGACAAGGTCGTCTTCAATTATGACGATGGCCTACGGTCGTACAAGACGGCGAAGACGTTCGAGGGGATCGTGCCCAATCTGGAACGGCGCTGGAAGGAAACCGACAGCGCGTGGGCCCGCGAAGAGATCGAGCGCTACATGTCGGCCGCCCCCTGCCCGGCCTGCAATGGTTATCGCCTCAAGCCGGAAGCACTCGCGGTCAAAATCGACTCCCGCCATATCGGCGAAGTCTCGCAAATGTCGATCCGGCAGGCCGGCGCGTGGTTCCAGGATTTGCCGTCCGCGATGAACGACAAGCAGAACGAGATTGCCGTTCGCATCCTGAAGGAGATCCGCGACCGGTTGAACTTTCTCAACGACGTCGGGCTCGATTACCTGACGCTATCGCGTAACTCGGGCAGCCTGTCCGGCGGCGAAAGTCAGCGCATCCGGCTTGCCTCGCAGATCGGTTCGGGCCTGACGGGCGTGCTTTATGTGCTGGACGAGCCGTCGATCGGCCTTCACCAGCGCGACAATGCCCGGCTTCTGGATACGCTGAAACACCTGCGCGACATCGGCAACACGGTGATCGTCGTCGAGCACGACGAGGATGCGATCCTGAGTGCCGATCACGTGGTGGATATCGGCCCGGCTGCGGGCATACACGGCGGTGAGGTCATCGCCGAAGGCACGCCGGCCGAGGTCATGGCCAATCCCAAATCGCTGACCGGCAAGTACCTGTCCGGCGCCCTTTCCGTTGCGGTTCCGGCGCAGCGCCGTAAGCCGGTGAAACGAAAAGAGCTGAAGGTCGTCGGTGCACGCGGCAACAATCTGAAGAACGTAACGGCCGCCATTCCACTCGGCCTGTTCACGGCGGTCACCGGCGTCTCGGGCGGCGGCAAGTCGACCTTCCTGATCGAAACGCTCTACAAGGCCGCGTCACGCCGCATCATGGGCGCGCGCGAGAACCCGGCAGACCACGACCGCATCGATGGGCTCGAGTTCATCGACAAGGTCATCGATATCGACCAATCGCCGATCGGCCGCACGCCGCGTTCGAACCCCGCCACCTATACGGGCGCGTTCACGCCCATCCGGGACTGGTTCGCTGGACTTCCTGAGTCCAAGGCGCGCGGCTATCAGCCCGGCCGGTTCTCTTTCAACGTGAAGGGTGGCCGCTGCGAAGCCTGCCAGGGCGACGGCGTCATCAAGATCGAGATGCACTTCCTGCCGGATGTCTACGTCACCTGCGACGTTTGTCATGGCAAGCGTTACAATCGAGAAACGCTGGATGTCACCTTCAAGGGCAAGTCGATAGCGGACGTGCTCGACACGACCGTAGAGGAAGGCGTTGAATTCTTCGCAGCCGTGCCGGCCGTGCGCGACAAGCTGATCACCCTCAACCGCGTCGGTCTCGGCTACGTCAAGATCGGGCAGCAGGCGACGACGCTTTCGGGTGGCGAAGCGCAGCGCGTCAAGCTGGCCAAGGAACTGGCCAAGCGTTCGACCGGACGCACGCTCTACATTCTCGACGAGCCCACCACCGGCCTGCACTTCCACGACGTGGCGAAGTTGCTTGAGGTGCTGCACGAACTCGTGGACCAGGGCAACTCGGTCGTGGTGATCGAGCACAATCTCGAGGTCATCAAGACGGCAGACTGGCTGATCGACGTCGGACCGGAAGGCGGCGATGGCGGCGGCGAGATCGTCGCGATCGGAACGCCGGAAGATGTCGTCAAGGAGAAGCGCTCCCATACGGGCCGGTTCCTGAAGGAACTGCTGGAGCGACGCCCGCAGACGAAGTCGCAGGCGGCAGAATAG
- a CDS encoding single-stranded DNA-binding protein gives MAGSVNKVILVGNLGADPEIRRTQDGRPIANLSVATSETWRDRNSGERKEKTEWHRVVIFNEGLCKVAESYLKKGAKVYIEGQLQTRKWQDQSGQDKYSTEIVLQGFNSTLTMLDGRGEGGGMAPSGGGGRGGSDYSGGGGGGNDYNRQSPAPRNDDFSRDMDDEIPF, from the coding sequence ATGGCAGGAAGCGTCAACAAGGTCATTCTCGTCGGAAATCTCGGTGCCGACCCGGAAATCCGCCGCACACAGGACGGCCGTCCGATTGCCAATCTGTCCGTCGCGACATCGGAAACCTGGCGCGATCGCAACTCCGGCGAACGCAAGGAGAAGACCGAATGGCACCGCGTCGTCATCTTCAATGAAGGCCTTTGTAAGGTCGCGGAAAGCTACCTGAAGAAGGGCGCCAAGGTCTATATCGAGGGCCAGCTTCAGACCCGCAAATGGCAGGACCAGAGCGGCCAGGACAAGTACTCGACCGAGATCGTGCTGCAGGGCTTCAACTCGACCCTGACGATGCTCGACGGACGCGGCGAAGGTGGCGGCATGGCGCCCAGCGGCGGCGGCGGACGCGGCGGCTCGGATTATTCGGGCGGCGGTGGTGGCGGCAACGACTACAACCGGCAGTCACCCGCGCCACGCAACGACGACTTCTCCCGCGACATGGACGACGAAATTCCGTTCTGA
- a CDS encoding NAD kinase, with the protein MARPTDKLSFISSNAPDAQAARLDLEALFGTYAPEDADVIVALGGDGFMLQTLHRMMNSDKVLYGMNRGSIGFLMNEYAKDGLRERIERAVESEINPLEMVATDEDGTETHAFAINEVSVLRQSYQAAKLRVSVDGKVRLEELVCDGLMVATPAGSTAYNLSAHGPILPLVSPLLALTPVSAFRPRRWRGALLSNKAEVTIEVLEREKRPVNAVADNTEVKSVRLVRIVQSRQTTARLLSDPDHSWDDRILAEQFLY; encoded by the coding sequence ATGGCGCGCCCTACGGATAAATTGAGTTTCATTTCGAGCAATGCTCCGGACGCGCAGGCGGCCCGCCTTGATCTGGAAGCGCTGTTTGGCACGTATGCCCCCGAGGATGCGGACGTTATCGTCGCACTGGGTGGCGACGGGTTCATGCTGCAGACGCTGCATCGCATGATGAATTCCGACAAAGTGCTTTACGGCATGAACCGGGGTTCGATCGGCTTTCTGATGAACGAGTATGCCAAGGACGGCCTGCGCGAACGCATCGAGCGCGCGGTCGAAAGCGAGATCAATCCACTCGAAATGGTGGCCACCGACGAGGATGGCACCGAGACGCACGCTTTTGCGATCAATGAAGTCTCGGTCCTGCGTCAGTCCTACCAGGCTGCAAAGCTGCGTGTCAGCGTCGATGGCAAGGTCAGGCTCGAAGAGCTCGTCTGTGATGGGCTGATGGTCGCGACGCCAGCTGGCTCGACCGCGTACAATCTGTCGGCACACGGCCCGATCCTGCCGCTCGTCTCGCCGCTTCTGGCGCTGACGCCGGTCAGCGCATTCCGTCCTCGGCGTTGGCGCGGTGCGCTTCTCTCGAACAAGGCAGAAGTTACGATCGAGGTGCTCGAGCGCGAAAAGCGGCCGGTCAACGCCGTTGCCGACAACACGGAAGTCAAGTCCGTGCGGCTTGTCCGCATCGTTCAGTCGAGGCAGACGACCGCCCGCCTTCTGTCGGATCCCGACCATTCCTGGGACGATCGGATCCTGGCCGAACAGTTTCTCTACTGA
- a CDS encoding outer membrane protein, with the protein MKRLILTASILAAAAPAMAADAVMYNEPTPAAAPMMAAADWSGFYVGGQLGGVFGETGTFGLSPFTPALQGAFAPGFSGDFDTGLIGGVHAGYDIQSGNFVFGGIIDISATDVSDTQNGFSVTPARYTVTRELDYLATLRGRVGYAIGSSFLVYGTAGLAYGEVDFSYEQPGSGATTTTSGGQDDDFGYTVGAGVEAMVTSNISVGLEYLYTDLGDNDFNANLVGGPFGAGTTGFGTDRSFDFHTVQAKVSFRF; encoded by the coding sequence ATGAAGAGACTGATCTTGACCGCGTCCATCTTGGCCGCGGCCGCACCGGCTATGGCAGCCGACGCGGTAATGTACAACGAGCCGACGCCTGCGGCGGCCCCAATGATGGCTGCTGCCGATTGGTCGGGCTTCTACGTCGGCGGCCAGCTCGGCGGCGTTTTCGGCGAAACGGGCACATTCGGCCTGTCACCCTTTACGCCGGCACTGCAGGGCGCTTTCGCACCCGGCTTTTCGGGTGATTTTGATACCGGTCTGATCGGCGGCGTGCATGCCGGTTACGACATTCAGTCCGGTAACTTCGTCTTCGGCGGTATCATCGACATTTCGGCCACGGACGTTTCGGACACGCAGAACGGCTTCTCCGTCACGCCTGCTCGTTACACGGTCACCCGTGAACTCGACTACCTCGCAACGCTGCGCGGACGCGTCGGCTATGCGATCGGCAGCAGCTTCCTGGTCTACGGAACGGCCGGTCTCGCCTATGGTGAGGTCGACTTCTCCTACGAACAGCCCGGCTCGGGCGCCACGACGACGACGTCTGGCGGTCAGGACGATGACTTCGGCTACACGGTCGGTGCCGGCGTCGAAGCCATGGTCACATCGAACATCTCGGTCGGTCTCGAGTACCTCTATACCGATCTCGGCGACAACGATTTCAATGCCAACCTCGTAGGCGGTCCTTTCGGCGCCGGCACGACGGGCTTTGGAACGGATCGCTCGTTCGACTTCCACACCGTCCAGGCGAAGGTCTCATTCCGCTTCTAG
- the trkA gene encoding Trk system potassium transporter TrkA — MRIIICGAGRVGFGIAEKLAQEQNDVSVIDTSATLINAIRDTLDVRGYVGHGAHPEVLAQAGAEEADMIIAVTLSDEVNMVACQVAHSLFNVPTKIARIRAQNYLAPHYLDLFSREHMPIDVIISPEVEVGKMVLRRIALPGATDAVRFANDAIVLVAIECLEDCPVVNTPLEQLSELFPDLTATVVGVVRDGELMVPHSTDQLSTGDLAYVICDKDHVRRTLGLFGHEEPEAIRIVIAGGGNVGYFVAKAIEERQPSIKVKIIEHDRSRAIAIADQLRRAVVLNGSSLDQSILTEADIHDADLIVSLTNDDQVNILTSVMAKRLGCKASLALINEPSFQEFTKPMGIDAYINPRAVTISRILQHVRRGRIRAVYSVEKGQAEVIEAEAMDTSPLVGKPLRDLDLPDGVRIGAIYRDKQVVQPTGSTKIKSKDRVVMFARSRDVRHVEQMFRVSLEFF, encoded by the coding sequence ATGCGAATCATTATTTGCGGGGCGGGGCGCGTCGGCTTCGGCATTGCTGAGAAGCTGGCCCAGGAACAGAACGACGTCTCCGTTATCGACACATCGGCCACGCTGATCAACGCCATCCGCGACACGCTCGATGTGCGCGGCTATGTCGGCCATGGAGCCCATCCGGAAGTGCTGGCGCAAGCCGGCGCTGAGGAGGCGGACATGATCATCGCCGTCACGCTGTCGGACGAAGTGAACATGGTCGCCTGCCAAGTGGCGCACTCGCTTTTCAACGTCCCGACGAAGATCGCCCGCATTCGCGCGCAGAACTATCTGGCGCCGCACTATCTCGACCTTTTTTCCCGCGAGCACATGCCGATCGACGTCATCATCTCGCCCGAGGTGGAAGTCGGCAAGATGGTGCTGCGCCGTATCGCACTGCCGGGCGCAACCGATGCCGTACGCTTCGCCAACGACGCGATCGTTCTCGTTGCAATCGAATGCCTTGAAGATTGCCCGGTCGTCAACACGCCGCTGGAGCAGCTTTCGGAACTCTTTCCGGACCTGACCGCGACGGTCGTCGGCGTCGTGCGCGATGGCGAGTTGATGGTGCCCCATTCCACCGACCAGCTTAGCACCGGGGACCTGGCCTATGTCATCTGCGATAAGGACCATGTCCGTCGCACGCTCGGCCTGTTCGGCCACGAGGAGCCCGAAGCGATCCGAATCGTCATCGCCGGCGGCGGCAATGTCGGCTATTTCGTCGCCAAGGCGATCGAGGAAAGGCAGCCGAGCATCAAGGTCAAGATCATCGAGCATGATCGCAGCCGCGCCATCGCGATCGCGGATCAGTTGCGCCGGGCGGTGGTGCTGAACGGCTCGTCTCTCGACCAGTCGATCCTCACCGAAGCCGATATTCATGACGCCGATCTCATCGTCTCGCTGACCAATGATGACCAGGTGAACATCCTTACCAGCGTCATGGCAAAGCGCCTCGGCTGCAAGGCTAGCCTTGCGCTGATCAACGAACCGTCTTTCCAGGAATTCACCAAGCCGATGGGGATCGATGCCTATATCAATCCCCGGGCCGTCACCATTTCGCGCATACTTCAGCATGTGCGCCGAGGCCGGATCCGCGCAGTTTACAGCGTGGAGAAGGGGCAGGCCGAGGTGATTGAGGCCGAAGCAATGGATACATCGCCCCTCGTCGGCAAACCGTTGCGGGATCTCGATCTGCCGGATGGCGTGCGCATTGGTGCCATCTACCGCGACAAGC